A genomic region of Mus musculus strain C57BL/6J chromosome 7, GRCm38.p6 C57BL/6J contains the following coding sequences:
- the AU018091 gene encoding cationic amino acid transporter 5: MLWVLPPPTLKNFQLLCSTDLELCPRNTSSTPGFHPVSAEFGSLHQALKMLWQNLHQFGQKLVRRRPLAANEQSESSLSRCLTTLDLVSLGVGSTLGAGVYVLAGEVAREKAGPSIIICFLIAALSSVMSGLCYAEFGARVPCSGSAYLYSYVTVGQLLAFITGWNLILNYVIGAASVARAWSAAFDGLIGNHISQAMQTTFPIQVPSFLAKYPDFFALGLVIVLTGILALGARESALVTRVFTGVNLLVLCFVSLSGLINGKLHNWQLTEDDYKLALLESNNTDSLGPMGSGGFMPFGLKGILRGTATCFFAFIGFDCIASTGEEARCPQRSIPLGIVTSLFICFLMYFGVSGALTLMIPYYQININSPLPQAFIHVGWGPARYAVAVGTLCALSSSLIGSIFPVPRVVYSMAEDGLLFRKLAYVHPRTHTPVLATVLCGIIAAFMAFLVELSDLVDLSSIGTLLAYTLVTFSVLILRYQPDQVLSSCKREKSESAAVELEPGLEPSSCMEPISPEGMPGIARTLCIPTNTTPTLRSGRIVYGCASLLVFLLMLLCLILTQWSTQLFSGDPVLIAMAASLLLLTVGVITVIWRQPQSTTPLHFKVPALPVLPALSIFVNIYLMMQMTSGTWFRFGIWMVIGFAIYFGYGIQHSLEEKNDQQPTASSSQTLQELQEHTPSVDLP; encoded by the exons ATGCTGTGGGTCCTACCTCCTCCTACCTTAAAGAATTTTCAGCTTCTGTGCAGCACAGATCTGGAGCTCTGCCCCAGGAACACATCCAGCACTCCAGGATTTCATCCAGTGTCTG CAGAGTTTGGATCCCTCCACCAGGCACTAAAGATGTTATGGCAGAACCTCCATCAGTTTGGCCAGAAGTTGGTTCGCCGGCGGCCCCTGGCGGCAAACGAACAGTCTGAGTCTTCCTTGTCTCGATGTCTGACCACTTTGGACCTGGTGTCCTTGGGTGTGGGCAGTACCCTGGGTGCAGGCGTGTATGTCCTGGCCGGGGAGGTGGCCAGAGAGAAAGCTGGACCGTCCATCATCATCTGCTTCTTAATTGCTGCCCTGTCTTCAGTGATGTCAGGACTCTGTTATGCGGAGTTTGGGGCCAGGGTACCATGCTCGGGTTCCGCATATCTCTACAGCTATGTCACAGTGGGCCAGCTGTTGGCTTTCATCACTGGCTGGAACTTAATACTCAACTATGTCATTG GTGCAGCCAGTGTGGCTCGGGCCTGGAGTGCAGCTTTTGATGGCCTCATAGGGAACCATATCTCCCAAGCCATGCAGACGACTTTCCCTATCCAAGTGCCCAGCTTTCTGGCCAAGTATCCAGACTTTTTTGCGCTTGGTCTGGTGATAGTTCTCACTG GAATCCTCGCCCTGGGAGCACGAGAGTCTGCCCTGGTCACCAGGGTTTTCACAGGAGTGAATCTTTTGGTGCTGTGTTTCGTCTCCCTCTCTGGCCTCATTAATGGCAAGCTACACAACTGGCAGCTTACAGAGGATGACTACAAACTGGCTCTGTTAGAATCCAACAACACTGACAG CTTGGGACCAATGGGCTCTGGAGGGTTCATGCCTTTTGGCTTGAAGGGGATTCTCCGTGGTACAGCAACATGTTTCTTTGCCTTCATTGGGTTCGACTGTATTGCGAGTACAG GGGAAGAGGCCCGCTGTCCCCAGCGTTCCATTCCATTGGGCATCGTGACCTCACTCTTCATTTGCTTTCTGATGTATTTTGGTGTTTCGGGGGCACTCACTCTCATGATACCCTACTACCAGATTAACATCAACAGCCCCTTGCCCCAGGCATTTATCCACGTTGGATGGGGGCCTGCTCGCTATGCAGTAGCTGTGGGAACCTTATGTGCCCTTTCATCCAG CCTCATAGGTTCCATTTTCCCTGTGCCTCGGGTGGTGTATTCCATGGCAGAGGATGGGCTCCTGTTCCGGAAACTTGCCTATGTTCATCCTCGAACACACACTCCGGTCCTAGCCACTGTCCTTTGTGGAATCATCGCAG CATTTATGGCTTTCCTCGTTGAGCTCAGTGATCTGGTGGACCTCTCGTCCATAGGGACCCTGCTGGCCTACACCTTAGTGACCTTCTCTGTTCTGATCCTCAG GTACCAGCCGGACCAGGTCTTAAGCTCTTGTAAGAGGGAGAAGTCTGAGAGTGCAGCTGTGGAGCTGGAGCCTGGACTTGAACCTTCTTCATGCATGGAGCCTATTTCTCCAGAAGGGATGCCAGGGATTGCAAGGACACTCTGTATCCCCACGAACACCACCCCAACTCTGAGATCTGGCCGGATTGTCTATGGATGTGCTTCCCTGCTCG TCTTTCTTCTGATGCTCCTGTGCCTGATCCTGACCCAGTGGTCCACACAGCTATTCTCTGGGGACCCAGTTTTGATTGCCATGGCTGCTTCACTATTGCTTCTTACTGTCGGAGTGATCACTGTCATCTGGAGACAGCCTCAGAGCACCACTCCTCTCCACTTCAAG gttccagccctgcctgTGCTTCCTGCACTGAGTATCTTTGTGAATATCTACCTGATGATGCAAATGACTTCTGGGACCTGGTTTCGCTTTGGAATCTGGATGGTGATCG GATTTGCTATCTACTTTGGATATGGGATACAGCACAGCTTGGAAGAGAAGAATGACCAACAGCCAACAGCCTCAAGCTCCCAGACTCTCCAGGAACTCCAGGAACATACTCCCAGTGTTGACTTACCTTAA
- the AU018091 gene encoding cationic amino acid transporter 5 isoform X1, whose protein sequence is MLWVLPPPTLKNFQLLCSTDLELCPRNTSSTPGFHPVSEFGSLHQALKMLWQNLHQFGQKLVRRRPLAANEQSESSLSRCLTTLDLVSLGVGSTLGAGVYVLAGEVAREKAGPSIIICFLIAALSSVMSGLCYAEFGARVPCSGSAYLYSYVTVGQLLAFITGWNLILNYVIGAASVARAWSAAFDGLIGNHISQAMQTTFPIQVPSFLAKYPDFFALGLVIVLTGILALGARESALVTRVFTGVNLLVLCFVSLSGLINGKLHNWQLTEDDYKLALLESNNTDSLGPMGSGGFMPFGLKGILRGTATCFFAFIGFDCIASTGEEARCPQRSIPLGIVTSLFICFLMYFGVSGALTLMIPYYQININSPLPQAFIHVGWGPARYAVAVGTLCALSSSLIGSIFPVPRVVYSMAEDGLLFRKLAYVHPRTHTPVLATVLCGIIAAFMAFLVELSDLVDLSSIGTLLAYTLVTFSVLILRYQPDQVLSSCKREKSESAAVELEPGLEPSSCMEPISPEGMPGIARTLCIPTNTTPTLRSGRIVYGCASLLVFLLMLLCLILTQWSTQLFSGDPVLIAMAASLLLLTVGVITVIWRQPQSTTPLHFKVPALPVLPALSIFVNIYLMMQMTSGTWFRFGIWMVIGFAIYFGYGIQHSLEEKNDQQPTASSSQTLQELQEHTPSVDLP, encoded by the exons ATGCTGTGGGTCCTACCTCCTCCTACCTTAAAGAATTTTCAGCTTCTGTGCAGCACAGATCTGGAGCTCTGCCCCAGGAACACATCCAGCACTCCAGGATTTCATCCAGTGTCTG AGTTTGGATCCCTCCACCAGGCACTAAAGATGTTATGGCAGAACCTCCATCAGTTTGGCCAGAAGTTGGTTCGCCGGCGGCCCCTGGCGGCAAACGAACAGTCTGAGTCTTCCTTGTCTCGATGTCTGACCACTTTGGACCTGGTGTCCTTGGGTGTGGGCAGTACCCTGGGTGCAGGCGTGTATGTCCTGGCCGGGGAGGTGGCCAGAGAGAAAGCTGGACCGTCCATCATCATCTGCTTCTTAATTGCTGCCCTGTCTTCAGTGATGTCAGGACTCTGTTATGCGGAGTTTGGGGCCAGGGTACCATGCTCGGGTTCCGCATATCTCTACAGCTATGTCACAGTGGGCCAGCTGTTGGCTTTCATCACTGGCTGGAACTTAATACTCAACTATGTCATTG GTGCAGCCAGTGTGGCTCGGGCCTGGAGTGCAGCTTTTGATGGCCTCATAGGGAACCATATCTCCCAAGCCATGCAGACGACTTTCCCTATCCAAGTGCCCAGCTTTCTGGCCAAGTATCCAGACTTTTTTGCGCTTGGTCTGGTGATAGTTCTCACTG GAATCCTCGCCCTGGGAGCACGAGAGTCTGCCCTGGTCACCAGGGTTTTCACAGGAGTGAATCTTTTGGTGCTGTGTTTCGTCTCCCTCTCTGGCCTCATTAATGGCAAGCTACACAACTGGCAGCTTACAGAGGATGACTACAAACTGGCTCTGTTAGAATCCAACAACACTGACAG CTTGGGACCAATGGGCTCTGGAGGGTTCATGCCTTTTGGCTTGAAGGGGATTCTCCGTGGTACAGCAACATGTTTCTTTGCCTTCATTGGGTTCGACTGTATTGCGAGTACAG GGGAAGAGGCCCGCTGTCCCCAGCGTTCCATTCCATTGGGCATCGTGACCTCACTCTTCATTTGCTTTCTGATGTATTTTGGTGTTTCGGGGGCACTCACTCTCATGATACCCTACTACCAGATTAACATCAACAGCCCCTTGCCCCAGGCATTTATCCACGTTGGATGGGGGCCTGCTCGCTATGCAGTAGCTGTGGGAACCTTATGTGCCCTTTCATCCAG CCTCATAGGTTCCATTTTCCCTGTGCCTCGGGTGGTGTATTCCATGGCAGAGGATGGGCTCCTGTTCCGGAAACTTGCCTATGTTCATCCTCGAACACACACTCCGGTCCTAGCCACTGTCCTTTGTGGAATCATCGCAG CATTTATGGCTTTCCTCGTTGAGCTCAGTGATCTGGTGGACCTCTCGTCCATAGGGACCCTGCTGGCCTACACCTTAGTGACCTTCTCTGTTCTGATCCTCAG GTACCAGCCGGACCAGGTCTTAAGCTCTTGTAAGAGGGAGAAGTCTGAGAGTGCAGCTGTGGAGCTGGAGCCTGGACTTGAACCTTCTTCATGCATGGAGCCTATTTCTCCAGAAGGGATGCCAGGGATTGCAAGGACACTCTGTATCCCCACGAACACCACCCCAACTCTGAGATCTGGCCGGATTGTCTATGGATGTGCTTCCCTGCTCG TCTTTCTTCTGATGCTCCTGTGCCTGATCCTGACCCAGTGGTCCACACAGCTATTCTCTGGGGACCCAGTTTTGATTGCCATGGCTGCTTCACTATTGCTTCTTACTGTCGGAGTGATCACTGTCATCTGGAGACAGCCTCAGAGCACCACTCCTCTCCACTTCAAG gttccagccctgcctgTGCTTCCTGCACTGAGTATCTTTGTGAATATCTACCTGATGATGCAAATGACTTCTGGGACCTGGTTTCGCTTTGGAATCTGGATGGTGATCG GATTTGCTATCTACTTTGGATATGGGATACAGCACAGCTTGGAAGAGAAGAATGACCAACAGCCAACAGCCTCAAGCTCCCAGACTCTCCAGGAACTCCAGGAACATACTCCCAGTGTTGACTTACCTTAA